Proteins from a single region of Cupriavidus sp. MP-37:
- a CDS encoding phage integrase family protein, which translates to MIPAAPSVSLTRSEFAAVRAYVQGMPAAMVVPRYLADDTDDDDAGAESALRILLALRDRMVQLAHLHGRADLADLLLAGPGRSNRGMDRRVDALGELERLGTAAPQAQHSVELWFAPALARRLRNAGIVTLKALLDLANQRGTAWWRAVPRIGALAGAAINRWLGEHRTVFKGADGAPLLHAHVGNRAPLQAAALSPALRQPLPLEWLSEAPAAATGAIGAIGGACPYSHGVAVVKAWLRETAGGQGSTFAAYRKEAERLLLWAALERSKGLSQLDLDDRQAYLAFLAHPEPASRWCGPRAPRHQAAWRPLTGALSPASQRHSLRVLAALFRWMHDNGYPCAARWPAQAGTELAAAPAAVAAMPPARASLPDDSVAAFLSWLAAQAEASGGQRYRAAHAAILLLREQRLGLAQLSSATLRSLSASGPADGMTVESGDVKDVDASRPGIGLAPATRMALARHWQDRQLQWEGPGMENACLIGPATAPPTGRARRKRAAQPLGGYSVRGLHALLAATLERYRKRCDPAFAARSPRDLMA; encoded by the coding sequence ATGATTCCTGCCGCGCCCTCTGTCAGCCTGACCCGCAGTGAGTTCGCCGCCGTGCGTGCCTATGTCCAGGGCATGCCGGCCGCCATGGTGGTCCCCCGCTATCTCGCCGACGACACCGACGACGACGACGCCGGTGCGGAGTCGGCGCTGCGCATCCTGCTGGCCTTGCGCGACCGCATGGTGCAGCTCGCGCACCTGCACGGTCGCGCGGACCTGGCCGACCTGCTGCTGGCCGGCCCCGGGCGCTCGAACCGCGGGATGGACCGCCGGGTGGATGCACTGGGTGAACTGGAACGGCTTGGCACGGCGGCTCCCCAGGCGCAGCACAGTGTGGAATTGTGGTTTGCCCCGGCACTGGCCCGGCGCCTGCGAAATGCCGGTATTGTGACGCTTAAAGCTCTTCTGGATCTGGCCAATCAGCGTGGCACCGCTTGGTGGCGGGCCGTGCCGCGCATTGGCGCGCTCGCCGGCGCTGCCATCAACCGCTGGCTCGGCGAGCATCGCACGGTATTCAAGGGCGCTGATGGCGCGCCGCTGTTGCATGCACACGTCGGCAATAGAGCGCCGCTGCAAGCGGCGGCGCTGAGTCCGGCACTGCGCCAGCCGTTGCCGCTCGAGTGGCTGAGCGAGGCGCCGGCCGCCGCTACCGGCGCGATTGGCGCGATCGGCGGCGCCTGCCCGTACAGCCACGGCGTAGCGGTGGTCAAGGCGTGGCTGCGCGAAACCGCTGGCGGCCAGGGCAGCACCTTTGCCGCGTATCGCAAGGAAGCGGAGCGGTTGTTGCTGTGGGCGGCGCTGGAGCGCAGCAAGGGCCTGTCGCAACTGGACCTTGACGACCGCCAGGCCTACCTGGCGTTCCTGGCCCACCCGGAGCCCGCCAGCCGCTGGTGCGGGCCGCGGGCGCCACGCCACCAGGCCGCGTGGCGCCCGCTGACCGGCGCGCTGAGCCCGGCCAGCCAGCGCCACAGCCTGCGCGTGCTGGCTGCCTTGTTCCGGTGGATGCACGATAACGGCTACCCGTGCGCGGCGCGCTGGCCGGCTCAGGCCGGGACGGAACTGGCTGCGGCGCCGGCAGCGGTGGCGGCTATGCCGCCCGCCCGCGCCTCGCTGCCGGACGACAGCGTTGCCGCGTTCCTGTCATGGCTGGCGGCGCAAGCCGAGGCCAGCGGCGGGCAGCGCTACCGCGCCGCGCACGCCGCCATCCTGCTGTTGCGCGAGCAACGGCTCGGCCTGGCTCAGTTGAGTTCGGCGACGTTACGATCGCTGTCCGCATCGGGGCCCGCGGACGGCATGACCGTCGAATCCGGTGACGTCAAGGATGTGGACGCGTCCCGGCCGGGGATCGGCCTTGCCCCAGCGACACGGATGGCTCTGGCGCGCCACTGGCAGGACCGCCAGCTGCAATGGGAGGGTCCGGGCATGGAAAACGCCTGCCTGATCGGCCCGGCGACGGCGCCGCCCACCGGTCGTGCCCGCCGCAAGCGCGCGGCACAGCCTCTGGGCGGCTATTCGGTGCGCGGCCTGCACGCCTTGCTGGCCGCGACCCTGGAGCGCTATCGCAAGCGCTGTGATCCGGCATTCGCAGCACGTTCGCCGCGCGACCTGATGGCTTGA
- a CDS encoding ParB/RepB/Spo0J family partition protein, translated as MATKLKSLKAGMLAGMAAEKSRNDTMDRFARAEAAISQHPNGLLQGRAAAETAPGFSAESLDDVAAGRQLIRIPLAQLHDNPLNARRIYDPAVVQERAASIATHGQKTPGLAAPDPARPGHYILIDGHYRKRALASAGKLEMECFVENDLSDLDFYRLSFMLNEQRSDQSALDNAIAWRQLLDEGKVQKEEEICELTGISAGTVNKTLALLRLPESVLGVMRECPSAIGIAAGYELTLYFKLAGEERTRELAGRIIHDGLSSREVEAIRKQAQEGKARKVKEISRQYKIRTDSGQLLGTIKEWDSGRVMLDVQLTDRSAREALVEALKSRFGLDKTLL; from the coding sequence ATGGCTACCAAACTAAAAAGCCTCAAGGCAGGCATGCTCGCCGGCATGGCGGCCGAGAAGAGCCGCAACGATACGATGGACCGCTTCGCGCGGGCGGAAGCGGCCATTTCCCAGCATCCCAACGGCCTGCTGCAGGGCAGGGCAGCTGCAGAAACCGCCCCGGGTTTCAGCGCTGAAAGTCTCGACGACGTCGCCGCGGGCCGGCAACTGATCCGTATTCCGCTGGCGCAGCTGCATGACAACCCGCTGAATGCGCGCCGTATCTACGATCCTGCCGTGGTGCAGGAACGCGCCGCGTCGATCGCCACGCACGGCCAGAAGACGCCGGGCCTGGCGGCGCCGGATCCGGCGCGCCCGGGCCACTACATCCTGATCGACGGCCATTACCGCAAGCGAGCCCTGGCGTCCGCCGGCAAGCTCGAAATGGAATGTTTTGTCGAGAACGACCTGAGCGACCTGGATTTCTACCGGCTGTCGTTCATGCTGAACGAGCAGCGCTCGGACCAGTCCGCGCTCGACAATGCCATTGCCTGGCGCCAGCTGCTCGATGAAGGCAAGGTCCAGAAGGAAGAGGAGATCTGCGAGCTGACCGGCATCTCCGCGGGCACCGTGAACAAGACGCTCGCGTTGCTGCGCCTGCCGGAGTCGGTGCTGGGCGTGATGCGCGAATGCCCGAGCGCGATCGGCATTGCCGCCGGCTACGAACTGACGCTGTACTTCAAGCTGGCCGGCGAAGAGCGGACGCGCGAGCTGGCGGGGCGGATCATCCACGACGGGCTGTCCAGCCGCGAAGTCGAGGCGATCCGCAAGCAGGCGCAGGAAGGCAAGGCGCGCAAGGTCAAGGAGATCAGCCGGCAGTACAAGATTCGCACCGACAGCGGCCAGCTGCTCGGCACCATCAAGGAATGGGATTCCGGACGCGTGATGCTGGACGTGCAACTGACCGACCGCAGTGCGCGCGAGGCCCTGGTTGAAGCGCTGAAGTCTCGCTTCGGACTCGACAAGACCTTGCTCTGA
- a CDS encoding AAA family ATPase, whose translation MPAKIITVFNQKGGCGKTTVSMHLAGTLGLRGARSMLVDMDEQGTATRWAAQASDERPFPASVIGLAPSGGAMHREVRKFVQDYDYIVVDCPPAVHSAAPSSALLISDLAIIPVVPSPPDLWAAVAAKTLAQHAQVQNESLLIRVMANMVQRRVSIARQAIEILGDDGDVPLLNSMIGSRSAFRECQAIGCTVHGVAGAREAVQEVDMMVDEVLSLIEQ comes from the coding sequence GTGCCAGCCAAAATCATTACGGTCTTTAACCAGAAAGGCGGTTGCGGCAAGACCACGGTCAGCATGCATCTTGCCGGCACGCTGGGCCTGCGTGGTGCGCGCTCGATGCTGGTCGACATGGACGAACAAGGCACCGCCACCCGGTGGGCGGCCCAGGCCAGCGATGAACGGCCGTTTCCGGCGTCGGTAATCGGCCTGGCGCCATCTGGTGGTGCCATGCACCGCGAGGTCCGCAAATTCGTCCAGGATTATGACTACATCGTGGTCGATTGCCCGCCGGCCGTCCATTCGGCGGCGCCATCCAGCGCGTTGCTGATCTCCGACCTTGCCATCATTCCCGTCGTACCGTCCCCGCCGGACCTGTGGGCGGCCGTGGCCGCCAAGACGCTGGCCCAGCACGCCCAGGTACAGAACGAATCGCTGCTGATCCGCGTCATGGCCAATATGGTCCAGCGCCGGGTGTCGATCGCACGCCAGGCGATTGAAATCCTGGGTGATGATGGCGACGTCCCGTTGTTGAATTCGATGATCGGCTCGCGATCGGCGTTTCGCGAATGCCAGGCGATCGGCTGCACCGTCCATGGCGTCGCAGGCGCGCGCGAGGCGGTGCAGGAGGTCGACATGATGGTCGATGAAGTGTTGTCTTTGATTGAGCAATAG
- a CDS encoding cold-shock protein, producing the protein MATGTVKWFNETKGFGFITPDDGGADLFAHFSEIQGSGFKTLKDGQRVTFEVKQGPKGLQASAIKPA; encoded by the coding sequence ATGGCAACCGGTACGGTCAAGTGGTTCAACGAGACCAAGGGCTTTGGCTTCATTACCCCGGACGACGGTGGTGCAGATCTGTTCGCGCACTTCTCGGAAATCCAGGGCTCGGGCTTCAAGACCCTGAAGGACGGGCAGCGCGTGACGTTTGAAGTCAAGCAAGGCCCGAAGGGCCTGCAGGCTTCGGCGATCAAGCCGGCCTGA